The Solirubrobacter pauli sequence CGGCCTCGCGCCGAAGCGCACGCTGGCGCTCCGCCGGGCCGCGCGCGAAGTGGCCGCGGGAAGGGTCGCGCTCGTGCGCGACGAGACCGCGCGGGGTGGCGCGGCGAGCGGCGCGCGCGTCGCCGGCGACCGCTCACGCGGCGACGTGCCCGTCGCCCCCGCGCGGCTCGTCGAGGACGCCCGCGCCGCGCTCGTCGCCGGGCCGAGCGGGGCCGACTTCCAGCGGCTGCTCGCCATCCCCGAGATCGGGACGTGGACGATCGAGGTGCTGGCGTCCAACGGGCTCGGCCGACTGGACGTCGTGCCGGCCGGCGACCTCAACTACCTGAAGCTGGTCGGGCGGCTCACGACCGGCAACCCGCGCGCCGTCGCCGACGAGGACGAGGTGCGCGGGTTCTTCTCCGCGTACGCGCCGTACGCGGGGATGGCGGCTCAGTACCTCAGCGGTCCCGCGAGGACTCTCCCAAGCCCTCGCCCGGGAGGAACTCGTTGGTCAGCGGGCTCGCCTCGGACGGTGGCCGCGTGAGCAGGCCCTCCGCGCGCATCCAGCGCTCGTAGGTCGCCCACACGATCGGCTCCTGCCAGCCCCACGGGAGGTCCTTGACGGGCACCGGGGCGACGGTCGTGGGCGCCGCGCGGTCCTCGGGCGCCTGGGCCTCCGGGAAGAACACCGGCAGCGTCGCCTTGATCGCGGCCGCCTGGAGCTTCGGCTCGAGGCCCTTGTCGGCCTTGAGCAGCGCGTCCACGCCCGCCTGGGGGTTCTTCTGGAGCAGACGGTGCCCGGCGGCCGTCGCGCTGAGGAAGCGCCGCAGGCGCGACGAGCCCGCCTCGTCGAGGTCCTGCCGGCGGGCGACGAAGATCAGCTCGTTGTAGGTGGGCACGCCGATGTCCTCCATGCGCAGGATCGTCGGGTTCTCGCCGCGCTGCTGCAGGTCCACGCCCTCGTAGTTCCAGAACGAGCCGAGCGTCGCGTCGGCCTTCTTGGACAGCATCGCTTGCGTGAGGTTGAAGCCGACGTTGGTCTCCTTCACGGAGGTCGGGTCCACGCCCGCCTTCTGGAGGATCGTCTTCAGGTACGCGCTCTGGTAGGGGATGCCGGACGTCGCGACGCGCTTGCCCGCGAGGTCCTTGGGCGTCTTCACGCCACCGGCCGGCAGCGCGATCAGCGACGTCAGCGGCTTCTGGACGAGCGCGCCGACGGACACGATGCGCTCCTCGCCGTTGTCACGCGCGAGCAGCAGCTCGGGCGTGTACGAGATCGCGAGGTCGGCCTTGCCGGCGGCCAGCAGCCGCAGCGGCGCCGCCGGGTCCGGCGGCGCGACCAGCTTGACGTCGAGCCCGGCCTGCCGGTACAGCCCGGCGTCCATCGCCGCGTACAGCCCGGCGTGGTCGGCGTTCGGGACGTAGTCGAGCATGACCGTGAACGGCTCCTGCCGCGGCGCCTCGCTGCCGGTCGGCTCGGCCTTCTCACCGCACCCGGCGACCATGGCGACCAGCGCCGCGAGCAACAACACACGTTTCATGAGACCGTCCTTGGCGACCAGGAGACAACCCGCCGTTCCAGCGCGCTGAACAGCGCGTAGAGAGCGACGGCTTCAGCGACCAGCAACGCGGTGGCGGCGAACGCCCGCGCGCTTTCCAGTTGTGCGTTCGCGGTGACGACGAGATGGCCGAGCCCGGAGGTCGAGCCCGCCCACTCCGCCAGCACCGCACCGATGACCGCCACGGCGGCGGCGATCTTCAGACCCGTGAACCCCGACGGCAGCGCGGACGGCGCCTCGAGGAAGCGCAACCGCTGCCAGCGGGACGCGTGCAGGGAGCGCAGCACACGCCGCGCATCCGGATCCACGTCGCGCAGGCCGTCGGCCACGTTGACCACGATCGGGAAGAAGCAGACGAGCGCGACGATCAGGATCTTCGGCGCGAGCCCGAACCCGAGCAGCAGCACCACGAGCGGCGCGAGCACGGGGATCGGCACGGCCTGCGAGCCGACCACGAGCGGCCGCAGCGCGTTCTCGACCGCCGGCACGAGGTGCATGGCGACGGCCAGCGCGACGCCGACCAAGAGCGCGGCGGCCAGCCCGAGGACGACCTCCCACGTGGTGATCGCCAGATCGGGCCCGAGGATCGAGCGGTCCTCCCACAGCGTCGTCGCGACGGCGCTCGGCGCGGGCAGCAGCAGCTCGTTGACCATGCCCGCGCGCACGACCAGCTCCCAGACGCCGCCGAGCGCCGCCAACACCAGCAGCGGCGCGATCACGTGCGCACCCCGAGCGCGGCCAGCGCCCGCTCGCGCAACTCGACCACGGCGCCGTCCGTCCGCGCGCGCGGCCGCGCCAGCGGGACGTCCAGCGTCGTCACGACCTGCCCGGGCCGCGGCGACAGCAGCACGATGCGGTCGGCGAGCAGCACCGCCTCCTCGACGTCGTGCGTCACGAGCAGCACCGACCGCGGCTCGCGCGTGAGCGCCTCGGCCAGCCACGTCTGCGCCTGCGTGCGCGTCAGGGCGTCCAACGCCCCGAACGGCTCGTCCAGGCACAGCAGCGGCCGCCCGGCGAGCAGCGTGCGTAGGAACGCGACGCGCTGGCGCATGCCGCCGCTCAAGGCCGCGGGCCGGGTCTTCTCGAATCCCTGGAGCCCGAAGCGCACGAAGTGCTCGTGCGCCGTGGCCCGCGCGGCCGCCTTCGACGCGCCGGCCACCCGCAGCGCGAGCGCCGCGTTGTCCAGTGCGCTCAACCACGGCAGCAGCCCGTCACGCTGCGGCATCAGCGCCGCCTCGGGCGCCTCGACCGTCCCGGCGTCGGCGCGCTCGAGCCCGCACACGATCGACAGCAGCGTGGACTTCCCACAGCCGCTCGGCCCGACGACCGCGACGACCTCACCCGGCGCGACCCGCAGGTCCACGCCGTCCAGCGCCACGACGTCCCCGTACGCCTTGCGCACGGCGGACACCGTCACACCCGTTCCCACACGAGGAGGCCCCGTCACTGGAGCCTCGACCTCAGTCACCATCCGCTCCCTCCGCGGGCATTACCCCGACCAGGTTCGAAGGGTCAGCGCCGGAGCGGGGCGCTATCTCAGCCGGGCGTGCCTCCCAGCCCCCCTGTCATCAACAAACTGCCACGACAGCCTACCGGCTCGCCTAGGATCGTCCCGGATGCTGCCGGATCGAGTCCGAGACGCGTTCGCGTGGATGGAGACCGTCGTCGCGCTGCCGCCGGCCACCGCGGTGGAGGTCGAGTGCGCGCTCGTCCACCGGCTCTACACCACGCGGGAGTGGGACGCGACGCGCGCGATGCTCGCCGACGACTTCGTGCTGATCGGGCCCAGCGGGCGCGCCGGCCTGGAGGCGCTCAAGCGCTCCAACGAGCTGATGGCCGACGCGTACGAGGACCTGCACGCGGAGATCGAGACCGTCGTGTCCGACCCCGCGGCGCCGACCGTGCTCTACGTGCGCGACCACTCGAGCGGGCGCCCGAAGGACGGCGGCGCGCCGCTGGACGTGCGCGCCTGGACCCGCGTGCTCGTCACCGACGACGGCACGCAGGTACGCGAGCTCGGCCCCTCGAGCGTGATCACGCGCTGAGCATGGTCGACGGGCTGACGACGGGCGAGCTGGCGCTCACGCTCGCGGTGCTCGTCGGCGTCGCCGCGGTCTGGGCGGCGTACATCCGCCGCCGGCCCTGGCGGACCCGCGCCCACGACGAGGAGCCGGCGGCGCTGCCGCCGGACGCCGCGGTGCCGGTCGACAGCGCGCTCGTGCAGCGGCTGTACGCGCAGCGCGAGTGGCGGGACATCCGCCCGCTGCTCACCGACGACTTCGTGCTGGTCGGCCGCGAGGGCGCGCGCTTCGGGGCGGACGCGCTGCGGGACATGAACGACCGGCTCGGGGCGAGCTACGACGACCTGCACACGACGGTCGAGCTGGTGCTCGCCGACCTCGAGCGCCCGGCGGTGCTGTACGTGCGCGGGCGCGAGCGCGGTCGCGCACGACGCGGCCCGGACCTCGACGTCACCGCCTGGACGCGGATCGTCGTCGCCCAGTCGGGCACGAAGGTGCGCGAGCTCGGCCCGTCCAGCGTCATCTCCAGCGCCTGACAGGTACCGTCCCGGGCAGTGGACTGGGACGCCGAGGGACTCTTGGACGGCCTCGAGGACGACCGCGGCCGCGAGGCGCGGCGCCGGCTCCTCGACGAGCTGCACGAGCAGGGGATGGGCGTCGAGGAGCTTCGGCGCGTCGTCGCCGAGGACAAGCTCGTGCTGGCGCCCGTCGCCCGCGCGCTCAGCTCCGAGCCGCGCTACACCGCCCGCGACATCGCCGAGCGGGCGAACATCGAGCTGGAGATGTTCACCGCGAGCCGGCGCGCGCTCGGGTTGCCGACCCCCGGCGACGACGAGCGCGTCTACGGCGAGAAGGACCTGGAGGCCGCGCGGCTGGGCACGGCGCACCGCCAGGCGGGCTTCGCCGACGAGGACGCGCTGGAGGTCGCGCGCGTGCTCGGGCAGGGGATGGCGCGCTACGCGGAGTCCACGCGCGCGCTCGTGGCGCGGACGTTCCTCGAGCCCGGCCTCGACGAGTACGAGCTGGCACACCGCTACCGGGTCGTCGCCGAGCAGCTGATGCCGCTCGCCGGCCCGTGGCTCGAGCACGTCTTCGCGCTGCACCTGCAGCAGGTGCTGCGCAGCGACGCGCTCACGCAGGAGCAGCGCCGCAGCGGCAAGCTCGACGACACCCAGCAGGCGGTCGTCGCGTTCGCCGACCTCGTCGGCTTCACCGAGCTCGGGGAGCAGCTGCCCGTCGAGGAGCTCGGCAGCGTCGCCGGGCGCCTCTCGCACCTCGCCGCCGAGGCGCTCGAGCCCTCCGTCAAGCTCGTGAAGCTGATCGGCGACGCGGTGATGCTGGTCTCGTCCGAGCCCGAGCCGATGCTCGAGAGCACGCTCCGGCTCGTGGAGATCGCCGAGCGTGACGAGAACTACCCGCCGCTGCGCGCCGGCGTGGCCTGCGGCCAGGCCGTGCACCGCTGGGGCGACTGGTTCGGCACCCCGGTGAACCTCGCGAGCCGGCTGACCGCCCGTGCGCGGCCATCGACCGTGCTCGTGTCGGCCGAGGTCCGTGAGGCCCTCGAGGATGCGCCGTTCGCGTTCTCCGACGCGGGCCGGAAGAAGCTCAAGGGCCTCTCGGCACCGGTCCACGCCTTCCGTGCAAGCCGCCCCACGCACGGGCTGTAGCGCTTTAGCCCGAAACGGACGTCCGTCGTAAACGGGTCAAGGCGTCCGTTTACGTGCCGATCACCCCGGAAGCAAGGGCGAGACGTGACAATTGAGCCCACTCAGAGGGGGTCACGGCTGTGGCCGGCGCCAGGCGAGGCGCCGGTCACAGCTCCTCTCGGCGCACGTCGGCCATCGACGCGTACACCGCGTCCGCCGCGGCGAGCTCCTCCGCGCCGTGCGACGTCGTCACCGCGACGACGCGCATCCCGGCCGCCTTCCCCGCCGCGATCCCCGCCGGCGCGTCCTCGATCACCAGGCACGCCTCCGGCACGACGCCCAGCGCGGCCGCCGCCTTCAAGTACGGCTCCGGATGCGGCTTGCCCTGCGTGATGTCGTCGGCCGAGACGAGCACGTCCGGGACCGGGTGCCCGACGGCCCGCAGCCGCCCGAGCGCCAGCTCGCGCCCACCGGACGTGGCGATCGCCCACCGTGGCGCGGCGTCCATGCACTCGCGCGCACCCGGGATCGCCCGCAACGAGCCCTCCTCGGCCATCTCGTAGGCCGTGATCGTCGCGACCTCGGCCTCCACGTCGAGGTCCGGCGCGAACTCGGAGACGAGCTCTCGCCCGGGACGGCCGTGGAGGACCGGTCGCAACGCGGCCCAATCGACGCCGCGCTCACCGGCCCACCGGCTCCAGGAGGCCTCGACGACGGGCGCGGACTCCACCAGCACGCCGTCGAGGTCGAAGAGCACCGCCTCAGGCATGCATCGGCCGCGTCAGCGCCTTCACGAAGTCCTCGAGCTGGCGCGTCGTCCAGCACTCGTAGGCCTCGCAGTACGGCTCGTAGGCGGAGATGACGGAGTCGCCGTAGTTCCAGTAGAGCTTGGGCTCCGGGTTGAGCCAGAAGGTGCGGCCGGCGCGGTCGGCGACGCGGGCGAAGATGTCCGCGCGGGGGTCGCGGCCGTTCGTGCGGGCGTCGCCGAGGACGATCACCGTCGCGCGGGGGTGGAGGTCGTCCTCGACGGACTCGAGGAACTCGCGCCAGACCCGGCCGTAGTCGGTGTAGCCGGACACGTCGGCGACGCCGGCGTCCTTGGAGATGGCGTCGTTGACGGCCTTGAAGTCGCGCTCGCGCGAGAAGACGTCGGTGACCTCGGAGATGCGCTCGACGAAGACGAAGGAGCGCATCTTGCGGAACGAGTCGTGCAACGCGTGGAGCACGCTGAGGAAGAAGACGGACGCGCTGGTGACGCTCGTCGACACGTCGCAGAGGACGTAGAGCTCAGGGCGGCGCGGGCGCTTGGGCTTGTACTTCAGGACGACCGGCACGCCACCGGTCTCCAGCGAGGCGCGCATCGTGCGGCGCACGTCGACGTGCGCGTGGCGCGCGTGGCCGCGCGCCTGGTGGCCCTGCGAGGCGAGCCGGCGCTTGAGCTGCATGACGACGCGGTGCACGGCGGCGAGGTCCTGCGCCGGGCCGGACGGCAGCGCGCGGTCGAGCTCGTTCAGCGGCCGCGCCGCCGGGAGGGTCTGGGTGCGCTCGATCTGCGAGCGCTCGAGCTCGCGGCGCAGATGCTGCTCGAACTTGCGGATCTGGTCGCGCGTGAGCGGGTACTCGACCGAGCTGCCCTCGCCCTTGACCATCTGGCCCGGCTCGGACTTGAGCCCCAGCGCACGGCGGATGCGCTGGACGTCGACCCCCAGCACGCCGGAGCCCTGGCCCTGACGGCCGAACGCGGCGATCGCGAGCCGGGCGAGGTCGCGCAGCGCGTCCTCGTCGCCGTTGGCGATCGCCTCCAGGATCTGCTCGCGCAGCGCCTCGTAGTCGATCCGGTCGCCGTCCTCCCCGCGCATGCCCTGCGCGGCGGCCTCGGACTCGCGGATGCCCGCCTGCAGCGCCGCGCCCTCGGCGGCGCGGAAGAAGTAGCGCTCGAAGACGAGGTCGAAGACGCGCCGGTCGTCGGGGGACTTGGCGAGCGTCGCCGCCAGCGCCTCCCGGAACGGCCCCGCGCTCGTCCAGCCGACCTCGCCCAGCGCCGCGAACGCGTCGTTGAGCTCGGACGTGCCGATCGCGAGGCCTTCGCGGCGCAGCTCGTCGCCGAACCCGACGAGGTGCTCCGGGAGCGACATGCGCGCTAGGCCGCCGTCAGCCGGACGCCGACCCGCTCCGCGACGGTGTCGAGGTCCGTGCGGTGCTTGACGATGATCGACATCGTCTCGCGGAAGGTCTGCTGGTCGATGTCCTCGGCGCCGAGCAGCAGCAGCGCGCGCGCCCAGTCGATCGACTCGGCGATCGACGGCGGCTTCTTGAGGTCGAGCTCGCGCACCATCGACACGACCTCGACCAGCCGCGTGGCGACCGTCTCCGGCAGGTCCGGCGCGTGCAGCCGGACGATCTCCAGCTCGCGCTCGGGCGTCGGGTAGTCGAGCCACAGGTACAGGCAGCGGCGCTTGAGCGCCTCGGTCAGCTCGCGCGAGTTGTTCGACGTGAGCAGCACGACCGGCATCGTCTTGGCCTCGACGCGCCCCAGCTCGGGGATCGTGATCTGGAAGTCGCTCAGCAGCTCGAGCAACATCGCCTCGAACTCCTGGTCGGTCTTGTCGATCTCGTCGATCAGCAGGACCACGGGCTGCTCGGATGCGATCGCCTGCAGCAGCGGCCGCGAGAGGAGGAACTCCTCGCCGAAGATGTCGTCCTGCACGGCCTGCCAGCCGGCGTCCTCGGCCTCGGTCTGGATCCGCAGCAGCTGCTTGCGGTAGTTCCACTCGTAGAGCGCCTTGGCCTCGTCCAGCCCCTCGTAGCACTGGAGGCGCACGAGGTCGCGGCCCAGGTACTCGGCGAGCTTCTTCGCCAGCTCCGTCTTGCCGACGCCCGCGGGGCCCTCTACGAGCACCGGCTTGCCGAGCCGCGTCGCCAGGTAGGACACCAGCGCCGTGGACTCGCCCGGGAGGTACCCAGCGGCCTGCAGGCCGTTGGTGACGTCGTCGACAGACCCAGGGACGATCATCCCGATCAGTCTATGAGCCTGGCCACGAGGTCCTCATAGGCTGCGATCAGCTCCTCCAAGGAGCGCTCCCGCAGGTCCCGCTGGTAGAGGAACGCGGGCGCCGCGAGCGGCGCCATCAGCACGTCGGCGAGGTACTGCGCCGCGTCACCGCAGCCGGCCTGCTCGAGCAGCAGCGTGACGTGGGTGCGGTAGAGCGCGTACGGCTCGCTGAGCAGCCACGAGTGGCCCTCGGCGGTGGCGAGCAGGCGCCCGTGGCGTTCGAGGAAGCGCAGGTACGCGGCGCCGAACGCGATCAGCCGCTCACGTGCGGGCGCGCCGGGGCCGAGCGGCGGCGCGCCGCGGATCATGCCCTCCTGCAGCTCGATCTCGGTGTCGGAGATGAGCGCGCGCACGAGCCCGGCGCGGTCGCCGAAGCGGCGGAACACCGTGCCCTTGCCGACCCCCGCCTCGGCGGCGACGGCCTCCATCGTCACGCCCTCGGGGCAGCGCTCGAACAGCCGCTCGGCCGCGTCGAGCACGCGCCGGCGGTTGCGCGCCGCGTCGGCCCGCTCGGGCGGTTCGGCGTCGAGGACGGGGAGGGCTGACATACCCACAGGATAGCTAACTGGACCACGGTCCGTTTCGTGTGCTACCTTCTCGTCATCGCACAAACGGACCACGGTCCACTTCGTCGAGGAACCCCATGACCGCCATCGCGCAGAGCTCCATCCCCGCCAACAGCACCTGGACCGTCGACGCCGTCCACTCGACCGTCGGCTTCGCCGTCAAGCACATGGTCGTCTCGACCTTCCGCGGCCGCTTCGAGACCTACGACGCGACGCTCACCGCCGGTGAAGACGGCGCGCTGCGCCTGGTCGGCTCGGTGGCCGCCGACTCGATCTCCGTCAAGGACGAGAACCTGGCGGCCCACCTGAAGGCCCCGGACTTCTTCGACACCGAGCGCTTCCCGCAGGTCACCTTCAACTCGACCCTGGTCCGCACCGACAGCGGCGAGCTGATCGTCGACGGCGAGCTGACGATCAAGGGCATCACGCGCCCGATCGAGGCGCGCGGCACGATCACCGAGCCGGCCGTCACGTTCGGCGACGTCGAGAAGCTCGGCGTCGAGCTCGAGGCGATCGTCGACCGCACCGAGTACGGCCTCGACTGGAACGCGCCGCTGCCCAAGGGCGGCTTCGCGCTCGCGAACGAGGTCAAGCTGCAGGTCAACCTCGAGCTGGCGCGCGCGTAACGGCCGTGAAGATCCTCGGTCTCTCCGGCAGCCTGCGCGCCGGCTCCCACAACGCCAAGCTCCTCCGGGCGGCGGGCGACCTGCTGCCGCCCGAGGCCGAGCTGGTCGTCTTCGACGGCCTGAAGGCGATCCCGCCGTTCGACGAGGACGACGAGCACACGCGCCCGGACGCGGTCCAGGCGCTCTGGGACGCGATCGCCGACGCGGACGCCGTGCTCGTCGCCACGCCCGAGTACAACCACTCGCTCCCCGGCCAGCTCAAGAACGCGTTCGACTGGCTCTCCCGCCCGCTCGCGGACTCGCCGCTGCGCAACACCCCGACCGCGGTGATCGGCACCTCGACCGGCCTGTTCGGCGCGGTGTGGGCACAGGCGGAGGCGCGCAAGGTCCTGGCGGCGATCGGCGCGCGGGTGCTCGATCGCGAGCTGCCGGTCGGCCTCGCCGACGACGCGTTCCACGAGCAGGGCCACCTCTCCGACGAGGACCAGACGCTGGCCCTCGCCGGCATCCTCGCCGAGCTGGTCGGCGAGGCGCAGCAGTCGCTCAGGCCAGCTCGAGCTGCTTCGTGAGCTCGGACAGCGCCTCCGACTGAGCGGAGAGCTGCGACACGGAGGAGACGATCTCCTGCGTGGACGCGTTGGTCTGCTGCGTCGTCGCCGACATCTCCTCGGCCGACGCGGCAGTCTCCTCCGCGTACTCGGCGATGTCGCTCGTGAGCTGGCTCATGCCACCCAGCTCGAGGGTGATCCGGCCGACCGCGCCGTCGATCTCCTCGAGCGTGATCCGCGCGCGGTCCGAGGACTCGGTGCCGGCGTGGGTGCGGCTCGCGGCGTCGCGGACGAGCTCGACCGCGTCGTTGGTCTCGGCCTGGATGCCGGCGATGATCCCGCCGGCGTCCGCCGCCGACTGCGCGGCGCGCTCGGCGAGCCGGCGCACCTCCTCGGCGACGACGGCGAAGCCCTTGCCCTTCTCACCCGCGCGGGCCGCCTCGATCGCGGCGTTGAGCGCGAGCAGGTTGGTCTGGCTGGAGATCTCCTGGATCGCCTCGACGATGCCGCCGACCTGCTCCGAGCGGGCGGCGAGCGCGGTGATCGCGGTCGCGGCCTCCTCGATCCGGGTGCGGGCGTCATTGAGCGAGGTGGTCGCCTCGATGGCGGCCTCGATGCCCTCGCGGGAGAGCTCGGTCGCGCCGGACGCGGCCGCGCTGGCCTGGTCGACGGCGCTGCGGCCCTGCGTCGCGACGTCGGCCTGGCGCGCCGCGCCTTCGGCCACGCGCTGCGCGCTCAGCGCCAGCTCGTTGACGGCCTGGCCGGTCTCGCTCAGGGACCGGTTCATGCCCGAGCACATCTCCTGCACGACGAACGTGGAGTCGTTGAAGCTCTTCAGCGTCGCGTGCATCGTGTTGCGCACGTCGGCGAACAGGTCGGAGATGTCGCGGCCCGGGCCGGCCTGGCCCATCGTCTTCAGGTTCACGCCCATCGCGGTGAACGTGTCGTAGTAGAAGGACTCGACGATGGCCTGCGAGTCGTAGTTGAAGATGCGGCTGATCGCGCGCTCGGCGTCGGCGATCACGCGGAAGTCGATGCCGTCGGTGGCGCGGCGGCCGAGGCCCTTCTTGGCCACGCGCGCCGGCTCCGGCACGTCGGCGAGCATCGCCTCGTGCACGAGGTCGACGAACACGGGGTAGGTGCCGAGGAACCACTTCAGCGGCAGGTTGATGCGGCTGTGCAGCGCACCGACTCCCAGCAGGCTCTCGAAGTAGGAGACGCCGAAGCCGCCCGGCTTGGCCGCCTCGCCGAAGATGGCCTTGAAGTGCCCGGCCTGAGCCGCGCCCCAGCCGCGCTGCAGGTCGGCGACGCGGATGCCCTTGCCGCTGGAGTAGTCGGCGAGGAACTGGCCCGCGGACGCGTGGCCGAACGTGTGCTGGGCGAGCTTCGCGCCGATCGCGTCGGCGTTGCGCTCGGCCCACGCTTGCATGCCGCCCAGGAGCTCGAGCTCGGCTGCGGTCATGCCCATGTAGGTGCGGCGCAGCTCGAGTCCGCGCTCATCGATCTGGTAAAGGGAGGCGGCGGAAGGCTTCATCTCGTCACCGGTCATCGGCCGGGCGAGCGTGAAGTTGAAGCCTTTAGAGGTGAGGTTCGCCCTCGTCTATTCGTCCTCCCAGAGACGTTCGGTCGTCTCCGGGCGGCGTTCACGGCGGGTCGGCGCCTCCGAGGGGTCCTCGGGGAGGCGGGTCGTGGGGGCGTCGTCGAGGCGCGTAGTTGGCGCGTCGTCGAGGCGCGTGGTGGGCGGCGGCTCGTTGACGTCGCCTTCCCAGGAGGGCCGGTCGCGCAGGAACTCGGTGACCGCGGTCGCGTCGCGCGGGCGGCGATCCGGCGTGCGCTCGCGCTCACGGCGCGGCAGGGCGACCCAGCCCGCGTCGTCGGCGGCCGGGTTGGGCGGCTCGGGCGCGTCGATCTGCTTCACGCGCAGGCCGGCGGCGATCAGCGCGCCCGCGGCGACCATCGCGCCGAAGATCCCCCACTGGATGCCGATCGTGGCGCCGACGCCCTCGCCCGCGATGCTCGGTTTGTCGAACAGCCGGTAGACGAGCAGCAGCATCGCCCAGCTGCCGGCGATCACGATCGCCGTGCCGTCACCACCTGGAAGGTGGAACGCCTTCTTCTGCTGACGCGTCCAGACGAGGAACACGACCGCGACGGCGACGAGCAGGATCCCGGCCTCCACGAACGAGAACGCACCGAGCGCGCTGACGTTGGACTGGACGGGCCGGCCCTGCGGGAAGATCGACTTCTGGTACCAGGGCAGGACGAACGACAGCACGAGGAGCACCGCGGCGGCAGCGGCGAGCTGCAACTCCTTCGGCAGTCGGAACGACTCGCGGCGCGAGCTCATGAGATCGGGATGTCCTCCACGTCGCGCGCCGGCGCCGGCGTGCGCTCGAGCCGCTCGATCGAGTAGTCGATGACGGCGCGCAGCGCGAGCAGCAGCTCACGCAGCGCGTCCGAGAGCTGGCGCAGCAGCTCGGGCGGCAGCGAGCCCTTCGCGGCCTCGACGAACGCGAGCAGCGCGCTCAGGTCGGGCGACGACGCCGGAGCCTCACCGGGCGTGGCCCAGCCGTTCGGCGGTGCGCTCGCGGCGGCTGCGCGCGCGGCTTCCTCGGCCTTGGCGTGGGCCTCGCGCACCAGACGCTCGGCGGCCTCGTACGCCGCGAGATCGGGCTCAGGCATGCTCGAACCCCACGGTCAACGCGCCCTCCTCGAGCGTGGCGGATGTCGGCTTGTAGCCCGCGAGCGCGCCCGGCAGCACGATCGTGCGCTTGTGGGCGTCGACGCGGACGATCAGCTCGAGGCCGATCTTCTTGAGCTGCACGTCGCCCTTGGCGGCGAACGGCAGGTCCAGGCGCAGGGACGCGTGGCCGTTGGTCACCGACAGCTCCTGCGCGAGCCGGTCGTGCAGGACGGCGGCGGGGTCGTGATCGGCGAACAGGGCGTCGGCGAGTTCGTCCAGGCGCTCGTCACCGATCACCTCCGCGGCGAAGTACGGCGCGCGCAGGACCGGGACGGGGGCGAAGCCCGCGCCGACGAGCTCGAGCTGCTCGCGCTGGACGGCGTGCCACGCGCCGAAGTAGCCCTCGGCCAGCTCGTCGGGGAAGACGCGGTTGACGACCACGGCGTCCGTCAGGTACCCGTACAGGTTCAGGTACGTGAACGTGCGCATGGCCTCGGCGACGACCATCCGGTCGGGCGTCATCACCAGCCGCATCGACACGCGCTCGGCGTCCCGGAGCAGCTCGTGCATCGCGACGAGGTTGCCGACGAGCTTCTGGATCTCCGCGACGACCCGCTCATCCGGGAGCTGGACGTCGAGGAACATGCGGGCGAGCGGGCGTGCGGCGGCGAGCATCGACTGCTCCTTGCCGAGCACCTTGTCCAGCCACCAGCGGGCGGCGTCGGGGAAGCTCAGCAGCCGCAGCGTCTCGCCGGTCGGCGCGCAGTCGACGACGATCACGTCCCACTCGCCGGACTCGACGTGGCCCTTGAGGACGAGCAGGCTGAAGAGCTCGTCGCCGCCGGGCGGGACCGTCAGCTCCTCGGCCGCGATCCGCTCCACGCCGCGCTCCATCAGCAGCGTGCCCATCCACTCGCTGACGGCGCCCCAGTGCTGCTCGAGCTCGTCCTGCGCCTGTACCTGCTGGGCGTGCAGGCGCTCGGAGATCGCGGTCGGGGTGCCCTGGACGGGCGCGTCCAGGACGTCCGACAGCGAGTGCGCCGGGTCCGTCGAGATGACGAGCGTGCGCGCGCCGGCGGCGGC is a genomic window containing:
- a CDS encoding ABC transporter substrate-binding protein, giving the protein MKRVLLLAALVAMVAGCGEKAEPTGSEAPRQEPFTVMLDYVPNADHAGLYAAMDAGLYRQAGLDVKLVAPPDPAAPLRLLAAGKADLAISYTPELLLARDNGEERIVSVGALVQKPLTSLIALPAGGVKTPKDLAGKRVATSGIPYQSAYLKTILQKAGVDPTSVKETNVGFNLTQAMLSKKADATLGSFWNYEGVDLQQRGENPTILRMEDIGVPTYNELIFVARRQDLDEAGSSRLRRFLSATAAGHRLLQKNPQAGVDALLKADKGLEPKLQAAAIKATLPVFFPEAQAPEDRAAPTTVAPVPVKDLPWGWQEPIVWATYERWMRAEGLLTRPPSEASPLTNEFLPGEGLGESSRDR
- a CDS encoding adenylate/guanylate cyclase domain-containing protein, whose translation is MDWDAEGLLDGLEDDRGREARRRLLDELHEQGMGVEELRRVVAEDKLVLAPVARALSSEPRYTARDIAERANIELEMFTASRRALGLPTPGDDERVYGEKDLEAARLGTAHRQAGFADEDALEVARVLGQGMARYAESTRALVARTFLEPGLDEYELAHRYRVVAEQLMPLAGPWLEHVFALHLQQVLRSDALTQEQRRSGKLDDTQQAVVAFADLVGFTELGEQLPVEELGSVAGRLSHLAAEALEPSVKLVKLIGDAVMLVSSEPEPMLESTLRLVEIAERDENYPPLRAGVACGQAVHRWGDWFGTPVNLASRLTARARPSTVLVSAEVREALEDAPFAFSDAGRKKLKGLSAPVHAFRASRPTHGL
- a CDS encoding nuclear transport factor 2 family protein, producing MVDGLTTGELALTLAVLVGVAAVWAAYIRRRPWRTRAHDEEPAALPPDAAVPVDSALVQRLYAQREWRDIRPLLTDDFVLVGREGARFGADALRDMNDRLGASYDDLHTTVELVLADLERPAVLYVRGRERGRARRGPDLDVTAWTRIVVAQSGTKVRELGPSSVISSA
- a CDS encoding ABC transporter ATP-binding protein, with amino-acid sequence MRKAYGDVVALDGVDLRVAPGEVVAVVGPSGCGKSTLLSIVCGLERADAGTVEAPEAALMPQRDGLLPWLSALDNAALALRVAGASKAAARATAHEHFVRFGLQGFEKTRPAALSGGMRQRVAFLRTLLAGRPLLCLDEPFGALDALTRTQAQTWLAEALTREPRSVLLVTHDVEEAVLLADRIVLLSPRPGQVVTTLDVPLARPRARTDGAVVELRERALAALGVRT
- a CDS encoding ABC transporter permease — protein: MIAPLLVLAALGGVWELVVRAGMVNELLLPAPSAVATTLWEDRSILGPDLAITTWEVVLGLAAALLVGVALAVAMHLVPAVENALRPLVVGSQAVPIPVLAPLVVLLLGFGLAPKILIVALVCFFPIVVNVADGLRDVDPDARRVLRSLHASRWQRLRFLEAPSALPSGFTGLKIAAAVAVIGAVLAEWAGSTSGLGHLVVTANAQLESARAFAATALLVAEAVALYALFSALERRVVSWSPRTVS
- a CDS encoding HAD-IA family hydrolase, which codes for MPEAVLFDLDGVLVESAPVVEASWSRWAGERGVDWAALRPVLHGRPGRELVSEFAPDLDVEAEVATITAYEMAEEGSLRAIPGARECMDAAPRWAIATSGGRELALGRLRAVGHPVPDVLVSADDITQGKPHPEPYLKAAAALGVVPEACLVIEDAPAGIAAGKAAGMRVVAVTTSHGAEELAAADAVYASMADVRREEL
- a CDS encoding nuclear transport factor 2 family protein, with product MLPDRVRDAFAWMETVVALPPATAVEVECALVHRLYTTREWDATRAMLADDFVLIGPSGRAGLEALKRSNELMADAYEDLHAEIETVVSDPAAPTVLYVRDHSSGRPKDGGAPLDVRAWTRVLVTDDGTQVRELGPSSVITR